Proteins encoded together in one Musa acuminata AAA Group cultivar baxijiao chromosome BXJ3-6, Cavendish_Baxijiao_AAA, whole genome shotgun sequence window:
- the LOC103987174 gene encoding transcription repressor OFP13-like: MGRKLGLSSLLFKLRDTPKPSCYSSSSPSSSSWSWPSCKQPKTSSFRDVDGDAIYKTVNSVYFDSNESCFSRSSEEHESFSTVSEDSGGGSLETVVRGVRSDRLFFDPGGASSILEEARASKPPFEGSVALAVESDDPHRDFRRSMEEMVTAHGLRDWERLEELLGWYLRVNGKTTHGFIVGAFVDLLVGLASSSSPPPPPPPPPPSSASSSNSFKIEELKEEDASGSS; this comes from the coding sequence ATGGGCAGGAAGCTAGGCTTGAGCTCTCTCTTGTTCAAGCTCAGGGACACACCGAAGCCTTCTTGCTActcgtcttcttctccttcttcttcttcttggtcgTGGCCCTCATGTAAGCAACCGAAGACCAGCTCCTTCCGGGACGTCGACGGCGACGCCATCTACAAGACCGTCAACTCGGTGTACTTCGACTCCAACGAGTCATGCTTCTCCCGTTCATCGGAAGAGCACGAGAGCTTCTCCACGGTGTCGGAGGACTCGGGCGGTGGCTCGCTGGAGACGGTCGTGCGCGGGGTGCGGTCGGACCGGCTCTTCTTCGACCCCGGCGGGGCAAGCTCGATACTGGAGGAGGCGAGGGCCAGCAAGCCGCCGTTCGAGGGCAGCGTCGCGCTGGCCGTGGAGTCGGACGACCCCCACCGCGACTTCCGGCGGTCGATGGAGGAGATGGTGACGGCGCACGGGCTGAGGGACTGGGAGCGGCTCGAGGAGCTGCTGGGTTGGTATCTGCGGGTCAACGGGAAGACGACTCATGGGTTCATAGTTGGAGCCTTTGTGGATTTGCTTGTAGGcctcgcttcttcttcttctcctcctcctcctcctccacctcctcctccatcttctgCATCATCTTCCAACTCCTTTAAGATCGAGGAACTCAAAGAGGAGGACGCCAGTGGATCAAGTTAG
- the LOC103987173 gene encoding photosystem I subunit O, with product MAATSCVAGLGSPLSLARPSSKPSLASGFIGTRGAARNPLKLKLASGGRFTCFERNWLRTDLNVIGFGLIGWLAPSSIPAIGGKSLTGLFFESIGTELAHWPTGPALTSQFWLWMVTWHLGLFLCLTFGQIGFKGRTEDYFP from the exons ATGGCAGCGACCTCCTGTGTTGCAGGCTTGGGATCTCCTCTCTCCCTCGCACGCCCTTCGTCAAAGCCTTCCCTTGCCTCCG GTTTCATCGGGACTCGGGGGGCCGCAAGGAACCCTCTGAAGCTGAAGCTCGCTTCGGGTGGAAGGTTCACCTG CTTCGAGAGGAATTGGCTGCGCACCGACCTCAACGTGATCGGGTTCGGTTTGATCGGGTGGCTCGCGCCGTCGAGCATTCCGGCGATCGGTGGGAAGAGCTTGACGGGGCTCTTCTTCGAGAGCATCGGCACTGAGCTGGCTCACTGGCCGACAGGCCCAGCTCTCACATCGCAGTTCTG GCTGTGGATGGTCACATGGCACCTGGGGCTGTTCCTTTGCCTCACCTTCGGCCAGATTGGCTTCAAAGGCAGGACCGAGGACTACTTCCCATAG
- the LOC103988273 gene encoding protein GL2-INTERACTING REPRESSOR 1, whose amino-acid sequence MSCSRRSEKVDLKLNLSLLPTASGRDEASPQGYASSSSLSSPSSCLSSEAELGLRSPVSPTAAPSMVLAGCPRCLMYVMLSAADLRCPKCSSTVLLDFYGGGAAATTTTTTTATKNKKGRMS is encoded by the coding sequence atgAGCTGCAGCCGGAGAAGCGAGAAGGTGGACCTGAAGCTGAACCTCTCGCTGCTGCCGACCGCCAGCGGCCGCGACGAGGCCTCTCCTCAGGGGTACGCTTCGTCCTCATCGTTGTCGTCCCCGAGCTCGTGCTTGTCCTCGGAGGCTGAGCTGGGGCTGAGGTCCCCGGTCAGCCCCACGGCGGCGCCGTCCATGGTGCTCGCCGGCTGCCCGCGCTGCCTCATGTACGTCATGCTCTCGGCCGCCGACCTCAGGTgccccaagtgcagcagcaccgtCCTCCTCGACTTCTACGGCGGCGGCGCCGCGGCCACCACCACTACCACCACCACTGCCACCAAGAACAAGAAGGGCAGGATGAGCTAA